The Polyangium mundeleinium genome contains the following window.
CCGCGACGACCGCGGGGATCGGGAGCTGGAGCGACCATCCGAGCGCGCCGCCGAGCGCCTTGATCACGCCAGCGCCGATCCCGAGCCCGAACACGCCGCCGATCACGCTGAGCACGATCGCCTCGACGAGGAACTGCGTCATGATGTCCGCCGCCGAGGCGCCGATCGCCATGCGGATGCCGATCTCGCGCGTCCGCTCCGTCACGCTGACGAGCATGATGTTCATCACGCCGATCCCGCCGACGAGCAACGAGACGGCAGCGATCGACGAGAGCAGCACGGTCAACGTGCCCACGATCTCCTCGGAGGATTTGCGGAACTCGGCCTGCGTGCGGATCCCGAAATCCGGATCCTGATCGGGCGTGATCCCGTGCCGTTGACGCAGGATCGCTTCGATCTGCGCGACGGCGCGATCGACGGTCCGCTCGTCCGTCGCGGAGGCGATGAGCTGCTGCACGCGCCCCGGAGGGCTCGGCACCACACGCGCGCGGAAGCTCCCGATCGGCATGAGCACGCGATCGTCTTGATCCTCGCCGAAGGGCGACTGCCCCTTCGGCGTGAGCAGACCGACGACGCGGTACGGATACCGGCCGATGCGCACGTACTGCCCGATCGGATCACCGGGCCCGAAGAGTTTTTCGCGCACCGTCTCGCCGATGATCACGACCTTGGCTTTGAGCAGTTCCTCCGACTCCGTGAACATCTCGCCCTTGCCCACGGAGAAGCCGCGCACCGGGAAGTAGCTGCGCGAGACGCCCATCACCTGCGTCACCGCGTTGCGATCGCCCGCGATCACCTGCGCACCCGTGGAGCTGAAGGGCGCGACGTTCGCGATGCTCGTCGCCTCCGCCACAAGCGCGCGGCCGTCGGCCTCCGTGAGGCGATTGACGTCACTGCTGCGTACGCCCGAGGTCTGCGTCGACTGCGGAAAGATGAAGATGACGTTCGCGCCGAGGTTCGAGATCTGCCCGACGACCTGCTGCTGCACGCCCGTGCCGAGCGCGACCACGATCACCACCGCCGCGACGCCGATCAGGATGCCGAGCACCGTCAAGCTCGAGCGCAGCTTCGAACGCACGATGGCGCGCAGCGCGAGCCGGATCGCGGCGAGGATCGCCGTCACGAAGCGGCCCCGTGCTCGTCCTGGACCGGCAGCTCCGCGAGCGCACGCCCCGCGTCCGTCGGCCTCTCGTTCACGATGTCGCGCCGTACCGAGCCGTCGCGCATCTCGACCACGCGCCCTGCGCAGTCGGCGATGTCGCGCTCGTGCGTGACCAGCACGATCGTGATGCCTTGCTCCCGGTTGAGCCTTTGCAGCAGATCGAGCACCTCGTAGCTCGTGCGGGTATCGAGGTTGCCCGTGGGCTCGTCGGCGAGCAGGAGCGGCGGCTGCGTCACGAGCGCGCGCGCGAT
Protein-coding sequences here:
- a CDS encoding ABC transporter permease, which encodes MTAILAAIRLALRAIVRSKLRSSLTVLGILIGVAAVVIVVALGTGVQQQVVGQISNLGANVIFIFPQSTQTSGVRSSDVNRLTEADGRALVAEATSIANVAPFSSTGAQVIAGDRNAVTQVMGVSRSYFPVRGFSVGKGEMFTESEELLKAKVVIIGETVREKLFGPGDPIGQYVRIGRYPYRVVGLLTPKGQSPFGEDQDDRVLMPIGSFRARVVPSPPGRVQQLIASATDERTVDRAVAQIEAILRQRHGITPDQDPDFGIRTQAEFRKSSEEIVGTLTVLLSSIAAVSLLVGGIGVMNIMLVSVTERTREIGIRMAIGASAADIMTQFLVEAIVLSVIGGVFGLGIGAGVIKALGGALGWSLQLPIPAVVAAMGTSAVIGIVFGFFPARRAALMDPIVALRQE